In Candidatus Pelagibacter sp. HIMB1321, a single genomic region encodes these proteins:
- a CDS encoding CarD family transcriptional regulator: MKNLKMSKISLKNILKKTFKKDSPKKKTKKVTKKVAKKVAKAKKVLPKKTANKTTKKKTISKTKKVESKKVANNVTQTAEVKTDNLRISKSNEVKPEIKKVKKQETEKKEYKVKDYVVYPKHGVGQITEFKKINIGGIDVETYVIKFEKDKANGMVPVNKQSHLRPLATINQVNKCISILKSKPKIKRSMWSRRAQEYEAKISSGKIYELAEVVRDLNKGDDLMVDQSYSERQLFEKAYERILSEFQIVLGVSLEDTQKKLDKALKRNLGGTPQPAPVAPKTTTELPTEEPIGDTEDTDPIDE, translated from the coding sequence ATGAAAAATTTAAAAATGAGCAAAATAAGTTTGAAAAATATTTTAAAGAAAACCTTTAAAAAAGACTCTCCTAAAAAAAAAACTAAAAAAGTAACAAAAAAAGTCGCTAAAAAAGTTGCGAAAGCAAAAAAAGTTTTACCTAAGAAAACTGCAAACAAAACTACTAAAAAAAAAACTATATCTAAAACAAAAAAAGTTGAGAGTAAAAAAGTAGCTAATAATGTTACCCAGACCGCAGAGGTTAAAACAGATAATTTAAGAATTTCAAAAAGTAATGAAGTAAAACCTGAAATCAAAAAAGTTAAAAAGCAAGAAACTGAAAAAAAAGAATATAAAGTTAAAGATTACGTTGTTTATCCAAAGCATGGCGTAGGTCAAATTACTGAATTTAAAAAGATTAATATTGGTGGGATTGACGTCGAAACTTATGTGATAAAATTTGAAAAAGATAAAGCTAATGGAATGGTTCCTGTGAATAAACAATCACATCTTAGACCTCTAGCTACAATCAACCAGGTTAATAAATGTATTTCGATTTTAAAAAGTAAACCAAAAATCAAGAGATCAATGTGGAGTAGAAGAGCTCAAGAATATGAAGCAAAAATTTCCTCAGGAAAAATATATGAATTAGCTGAAGTAGTAAGAGATCTTAATAAAGGTGATGATCTTATGGTTGATCAATCTTACAGTGAAAGACAATTGTTTGAAAAAGCTTATGAAAGAATTTTATCAGAATTTCAAATTGTTCTCGGAGTTTCTTTAGAAGATACACAAAAAAAATTGGATAAAGCTCTTAAAAGAAATTTAGGTGGTACACCACAACCTGCTCCTGTAGCACCAAAGACGACTACAGAATTGCCAACAGAAGAGCCAATTGGTGACACTGAAGATACTGATCCTATAGACGAATAA
- a CDS encoding AMP-dependent synthetase/ligase, protein MKLENYNNLLELFFDRYQVENKNEIFLQSLKNQTLNFTWKQTFDAIQNFSFFLDQYISHNDRCLLISENRPEWLISDLAIMLSKGISVPAYTTYVERDYEFLIEDCKPSVVIVSDAIQFKKINNLINKYSFIKKVISFENIEDKNVTYIEEIFRRTYKKEKNLKEIDISRKDISCIIYTSGTQGNPKGVMLSHGGILNNCEGSSKLLREIITTKPKFLTWLPLSHSYEHTVQFVQIAVGARIFYAESIDKLVKNMNDCNPDIIMTAVPRFYQNLYQKITSTFKKATGVKKFLINSTLQIGRKNFLKENLSNYEKFINLVCDKLVRKKIKSQFGGNLKAFISGGGALDYNVGVFLNSIGLPTLQGYGLTETSPVVSCNPINDIRIDTVGPPFEGNDVKIADDGEILVKGENVMLGYWNNTLETNNVIKNGWLHTGDIGILEDGFLKITDRKKDILITPGGDNISPVKIEGELTKIEFIEQALVYGDNKPFLVALIVVNNNFKNIDNKIIEAEIEKINKQLSKIEKIKKFFIIDNQFSIENGYMTPTLKLKRFKIIKEYKKELENLY, encoded by the coding sequence ATGAAATTAGAGAATTATAACAACCTTCTAGAGTTATTTTTTGATCGATATCAAGTCGAAAATAAAAATGAAATTTTTTTACAATCACTTAAAAATCAAACTCTAAATTTTACTTGGAAACAAACATTTGATGCTATTCAAAATTTCTCATTTTTTCTTGATCAATATATTAGTCATAATGATAGGTGTTTATTAATTTCAGAAAATAGACCAGAGTGGTTGATTTCAGACTTGGCCATAATGTTATCAAAAGGAATATCTGTACCTGCTTATACAACTTATGTTGAAAGAGATTATGAATTTTTAATTGAAGATTGTAAACCTTCAGTGGTTATTGTTTCTGATGCTATTCAATTTAAAAAAATTAATAATTTAATAAATAAATATTCTTTCATTAAAAAAGTTATTAGTTTTGAAAATATCGAAGATAAAAATGTTACTTATATAGAAGAAATTTTTAGAAGGACATATAAGAAAGAAAAGAATTTAAAAGAGATTGATATAAGTAGAAAAGATATTTCATGTATAATTTATACATCTGGCACACAAGGAAACCCCAAAGGCGTGATGCTAAGTCATGGAGGTATTCTTAATAATTGTGAAGGTTCGTCAAAACTACTTCGAGAAATTATAACTACCAAACCCAAGTTTCTTACATGGCTGCCATTATCTCATTCATATGAACACACAGTACAATTTGTTCAAATAGCAGTAGGTGCAAGAATTTTTTATGCCGAAAGTATAGATAAACTTGTTAAGAATATGAATGATTGTAATCCAGATATTATAATGACAGCAGTGCCAAGATTTTATCAAAATTTATATCAAAAAATAACTTCAACTTTTAAAAAAGCAACAGGTGTAAAAAAATTTTTGATAAATTCAACTTTACAAATTGGAAGAAAAAATTTTTTAAAAGAAAATTTATCAAACTATGAAAAATTTATAAATTTAGTTTGTGATAAATTGGTAAGAAAAAAAATAAAATCTCAATTTGGTGGAAATTTAAAAGCATTTATATCTGGAGGGGGTGCTCTAGATTATAATGTTGGGGTATTTTTAAATTCAATTGGATTACCAACTTTACAAGGTTATGGTTTAACAGAAACATCACCTGTTGTGAGTTGCAATCCTATTAATGACATTAGAATAGACACTGTTGGCCCTCCATTTGAGGGAAACGATGTAAAAATTGCAGATGACGGTGAGATATTAGTTAAGGGCGAAAATGTAATGTTGGGTTACTGGAATAATACTTTAGAGACAAACAATGTTATTAAAAATGGATGGTTGCACACTGGTGATATTGGGATATTGGAAGATGGATTTCTCAAAATTACAGATAGAAAGAAAGATATTTTGATTACCCCTGGTGGAGATAATATTTCACCTGTTAAAATAGAGGGTGAATTAACAAAAATAGAATTTATAGAACAAGCATTAGTTTATGGTGACAACAAACCTTTTTTAGTTGCTCTAATAGTAGTCAATAACAATTTTAAAAATATAGATAATAAAATTATTGAAGCAGAAATAGAAAAAATAAATAAACAACTAAGTAAAATAGAAAAAATAAAAAAATTTTTTATTATTGATAATCAATTTTCAATTGAAAATGGATATATGACGCCCACATTAAAATTAAAAAGATTTAAAATTATTAAAGAATATAAAAAAGAATTAGAAAATCTTTATTAA
- a CDS encoding YqaA family protein: MFTQLYNKCLKLAAHKNSNYFLGIISFIESSFFPIPPDVMIAPMAVAKKKDFLRIFLIATIFSVLGGIFGYVLGAFFFDFAMTIVEFYNYQEKVNNIKNALAEGTGFYTWLAILFLAGFTPLPYKVFTITSGLIGFNLIVFIFISLISRGLRFFIVSYLSAKFGDAFTDYMNKHGQKWFTIIGIIIVIIGAIIYLLKKFHV; this comes from the coding sequence ATGTTTACTCAACTTTATAATAAATGTCTTAAGTTAGCTGCTCATAAGAACTCTAACTATTTTTTAGGTATTATTTCTTTTATAGAAAGTTCTTTTTTTCCAATCCCGCCAGATGTGATGATTGCACCCATGGCAGTTGCAAAAAAGAAAGATTTTTTAAGAATTTTTTTAATAGCAACTATTTTTTCAGTTTTAGGTGGGATTTTTGGCTATGTGCTAGGTGCCTTTTTTTTTGATTTCGCAATGACTATTGTTGAGTTTTATAATTACCAAGAAAAAGTGAATAACATAAAAAATGCTTTAGCTGAGGGAACTGGATTTTATACATGGTTAGCTATTTTATTTTTAGCAGGATTTACTCCTCTACCTTATAAAGTTTTTACTATTACAAGTGGTTTGATCGGCTTTAATTTAATAGTTTTTATTTTTATAAGTCTTATTTCACGAGGACTCAGATTTTTTATAGTTTCCTACTTATCAGCAAAATTTGGCGATGCTTTTACGGACTATATGAACAAACATGGACAAAAATGGTTTACTATAATTGGTATCATTATAGTAATTATTGGAGCAATAATTTATTTGTTAAAAAAATTTCATGTTTAG
- a CDS encoding disulfide bond formation protein B — translation MSALIIEYVLGYQPCNLCIIERIPYGLAIIILILNNFFKKDQLFHNILLILVFSFSIIISVYHFGIEQGFVEESTVCASQNIDLMTREQILNSLKELNISCKNVAFRIFGLSLTTYNLFTSVLMLIMSLKILSLTNNHDIKK, via the coding sequence TTGTCGGCTTTAATTATTGAATATGTTCTTGGCTACCAACCTTGTAATTTATGTATAATTGAAAGAATTCCATATGGACTTGCTATAATCATTTTAATTTTAAATAATTTTTTTAAGAAAGATCAACTATTCCATAATATTCTATTGATATTAGTGTTTTCATTTTCAATCATCATTTCGGTATACCATTTTGGTATAGAGCAAGGTTTTGTGGAAGAATCCACTGTATGCGCATCACAAAATATTGATTTGATGACTAGAGAGCAAATTTTAAATTCATTAAAAGAATTAAACATTAGCTGCAAAAATGTAGCATTTAGGATTTTTGGTTTATCACTTACAACGTATAATTTATTTACTAGCGTATTAATGTTAATAATGTCACTTAAAATTTTATCACTTACTAATAATCATGATATCAAAAAATAA
- a CDS encoding demethoxyubiquinone hydroxylase family protein, giving the protein MISKNKIEEFIRVDHAGERGAVKIYEGQLLALNTLVKNEKLKKIIEEMKVHEKEHCEFFEKEIKKRDIKPTKLLPLWDLLGVALGFGSTILGKKAAMLCTASVEEVIDKHYQSQIDQLDKTEKELKKNITKFREDELHHKDIAYEKGATKKGCYSILDKVIKTGSKIAINISEKI; this is encoded by the coding sequence ATGATATCAAAAAATAAAATTGAAGAATTTATTCGTGTAGATCACGCTGGTGAAAGGGGAGCTGTCAAAATATATGAAGGTCAACTTCTTGCTTTAAATACCTTAGTTAAAAACGAAAAATTAAAAAAGATAATTGAGGAAATGAAAGTTCACGAAAAAGAACATTGTGAATTTTTTGAAAAGGAGATTAAGAAAAGAGATATTAAACCAACCAAACTTTTACCTTTATGGGATTTGCTAGGTGTTGCCCTGGGTTTTGGTTCCACAATTCTTGGAAAAAAAGCTGCAATGCTTTGTACTGCTTCAGTTGAGGAGGTGATTGATAAACATTATCAAAGTCAAATAGATCAATTAGACAAAACAGAAAAAGAATTAAAAAAAAATATAACTAAGTTTAGAGAAGACGAACTGCATCATAAAGATATAGCCTATGAAAAAGGTGCAACTAAAAAAGGCTGTTATTCAATTCTCGATAAAGTTATTAAAACTGGATCTAAAATTGCAATTAATATTTCTGAAAAAATCTAA
- a CDS encoding HNH endonuclease — translation MNDFIEQSVSLEKCPALVLNADYRPLSYYPLSLWSWQDAVKSVFLDRVVIVSNYDRQIRSPSFEMKLPSVIALKSYIVPQTKPSFTRFNVFLRDRFSCQYCGSGEELTFDHLLPRSKGGETNWDNVVTACSTCNVKKGGKLLKFSGMKLNQHPFQPSTEDLHKNGKHFPPNYLHKSWMDYLYWDVELEN, via the coding sequence ATGAATGATTTTATTGAGCAAAGTGTTTCACTTGAAAAGTGTCCTGCACTTGTATTGAATGCAGATTATAGACCTTTAAGTTATTATCCACTTTCTCTTTGGTCTTGGCAGGATGCAGTCAAATCTGTTTTTTTAGATCGTGTAGTTATTGTTAGTAACTATGATAGACAAATTAGAAGTCCATCTTTTGAAATGAAGCTTCCAAGTGTCATAGCATTGAAAAGTTATATAGTTCCACAAACTAAACCAAGTTTTACAAGATTTAATGTATTTTTAAGAGATCGTTTTTCATGCCAATACTGCGGAAGTGGAGAAGAGTTAACGTTTGATCATCTGCTGCCGAGATCTAAAGGTGGGGAAACAAATTGGGATAATGTTGTAACAGCATGCTCTACTTGTAATGTAAAAAAAGGTGGAAAACTTCTTAAGTTTTCTGGAATGAAATTAAATCAACATCCATTTCAACCATCTACAGAAGACTTGCATAAGAATGGAAAACATTTCCCCCCAAATTATTTGCATAAAAGTTGGATGGATTATTTATATTGGGATGTTGAGCTAGAAAATTAA
- a CDS encoding alpha/beta hydrolase gives MTFCLESTIIKPEKNDNINNIVVLFHGYGGDGKDISMLTLNWKRHLPNTVFICPNGHEQCSINPSGYQWFDLTKDDPKYILDESLKAEKKINKFLDEIKEEYQLENNQICLSGFSQGCMMSINVGLTAEKSFSSIVGFSGKIINSENLKLRKKNNTNVLLLHGDQDDIVSPTYLLEAKDFLLREKVNVETHLIKNCAHHIPIEASSIALNYILKNI, from the coding sequence ATGACATTTTGTCTTGAAAGCACAATTATAAAACCAGAAAAAAATGATAATATTAACAATATTGTTGTTTTATTTCATGGATATGGTGGTGACGGTAAAGACATAAGCATGCTTACACTAAATTGGAAAAGACATTTACCAAACACAGTTTTTATTTGTCCAAATGGTCATGAACAATGTTCAATAAATCCATCTGGCTACCAATGGTTTGATTTAACAAAAGATGATCCAAAATATATTTTGGATGAGTCTTTAAAAGCGGAAAAAAAAATTAATAAATTTTTAGATGAAATTAAAGAAGAATATCAACTTGAAAATAATCAAATTTGTTTATCTGGATTTAGTCAAGGATGTATGATGTCAATAAATGTAGGTCTCACAGCCGAGAAGTCTTTTAGTAGTATTGTTGGATTTTCAGGAAAGATAATTAATTCTGAAAATCTAAAACTAAGAAAAAAAAATAATACAAATGTTCTTTTGCTTCATGGTGATCAAGATGATATTGTTTCACCTACTTATTTATTAGAAGCAAAAGATTTTCTCCTGAGAGAGAAAGTTAATGTTGAAACTCATCTTATTAAAAATTGTGCACATCACATTCCAATTGAAGCATCTAGCATAGCTTTAAATTATATTTTAAAAAATATTTAA
- a CDS encoding twin transmembrane helix small protein, whose translation MFTGIFVKILSIVLLLAVGIVLILGIGTLFKGGSTSKKYSNKLMQLRVLLQFIAIILLIVFAYFFKN comes from the coding sequence ATGTTTACAGGAATATTTGTTAAAATTTTATCAATTGTCCTTTTGCTTGCAGTCGGCATAGTTCTCATTCTTGGAATTGGCACATTGTTTAAGGGTGGGAGCACAAGTAAAAAATACTCCAATAAATTAATGCAGCTGAGGGTTCTATTGCAATTTATTGCGATAATTCTTCTAATAGTTTTCGCTTATTTTTTTAAAAATTAA
- a CDS encoding TlpA family protein disulfide reductase: MRFLVIFIFFISHAIADDFPKIKNLIINKELKTYENITFLDANEKIINLSELRGKLVLLNFWATWCAPCKEEMPSLDGLKLTPELSNIEIFPINIGKDSFKKSDRFFKDLDIKNLNIYFDNPKTLAKDLSLRGVPTTILFNKEGEEFARVIGSIDFLDKEFIEWIKNYN; encoded by the coding sequence ATGAGATTTTTAGTAATTTTTATTTTCTTTATTTCTCATGCAATAGCTGATGATTTTCCAAAAATCAAAAATCTTATCATCAATAAAGAATTAAAAACGTATGAAAATATTACTTTCCTTGATGCTAATGAAAAAATTATAAATTTATCTGAATTAAGAGGAAAATTAGTATTATTGAATTTTTGGGCTACTTGGTGCGCACCTTGCAAAGAAGAAATGCCTTCACTTGATGGATTAAAATTGACACCAGAGCTGAGTAATATTGAAATATTTCCTATTAATATAGGAAAAGATAGTTTCAAAAAATCTGATCGATTTTTTAAAGATTTAGATATTAAAAATTTGAATATTTATTTTGATAATCCAAAAACATTGGCCAAAGATTTAAGTCTACGGGGAGTTCCAACAACAATTTTATTTAATAAAGAAGGTGAGGAATTTGCAAGAGTCATTGGTTCGATAGATTTTTTAGATAAAGAATTTATTGAGTGGATTAAAAATTATAATTAA
- the argH gene encoding argininosuccinate lyase: MAKNKNNQAIWNTRIKKKASTLFAKVGSSIDIDKRLYKEDIRGSIVHVEMLFKQKIISFKVKNKIIYGLQKIEKQISKNNFEFNKKYEDIHMNIEKQLFQMIGEEAGYIHTARSRNDQVITDFKLWIKSATKEINTNIEKIIKSTLKLSEKNIETIMPGFTHLKNAQPISLAHYFMAYVEIFKRDKKRFTNNLDNLNECPLGVAALSGTSFNIDRHYSSNKLGFNQPTNNSIDTVSDRDFVLDFLYCVSVCSMHISRIAEELIIWNSDGFNLIQLSDKVVTGSSIMPQKKNPDLLEYLRGKSGISFGNLFSMLTILKGLPLSYFKDMQDDKEIVFKSYDTLINCLMIFDEILKNISPNKKKMLELANLGFITATDLADYLVKNHAMSFRKAYQKTAEIVNYAEKKKKKLNDLKIEELKKIEPKLTSDVLKVFDLRNSINSKKSYGGTSFENIKRMIMKYKKNK; this comes from the coding sequence ATGGCTAAAAATAAAAACAACCAAGCAATTTGGAATACCAGAATAAAGAAAAAAGCCTCTACACTTTTTGCTAAAGTTGGTAGCTCAATTGATATTGATAAAAGATTATACAAAGAAGATATCCGTGGCTCAATTGTCCATGTTGAAATGCTTTTCAAACAAAAAATAATATCTTTTAAGGTTAAAAATAAGATTATTTATGGATTGCAAAAAATAGAAAAGCAAATTTCAAAAAATAATTTTGAATTTAATAAAAAATATGAAGATATTCATATGAATATTGAGAAACAACTTTTTCAAATGATAGGAGAAGAGGCTGGCTATATTCATACTGCAAGATCAAGAAATGATCAGGTAATTACTGATTTTAAATTATGGATAAAGTCAGCTACCAAAGAAATTAATACAAATATCGAAAAAATTATTAAATCAACTCTAAAATTATCAGAAAAAAATATTGAAACTATAATGCCTGGTTTTACTCATCTGAAAAATGCTCAACCAATTTCATTGGCACATTACTTCATGGCTTATGTGGAAATTTTTAAAAGAGATAAGAAAAGATTTACTAATAACCTAGACAATTTAAATGAATGTCCGCTCGGTGTAGCAGCACTTTCAGGGACTTCATTTAATATTGATAGGCATTATTCTTCAAACAAACTTGGTTTCAATCAACCAACTAATAATTCAATAGATACCGTATCAGATAGAGATTTTGTATTGGATTTCCTTTATTGTGTGTCTGTTTGTTCAATGCATATTTCGAGAATTGCAGAAGAATTAATCATTTGGAACTCAGATGGTTTTAATTTAATTCAACTATCAGATAAAGTCGTAACTGGGTCTTCTATAATGCCACAAAAAAAGAACCCTGATCTGCTTGAATATTTAAGAGGTAAATCTGGAATTTCATTTGGAAATTTATTTTCGATGTTAACAATACTTAAGGGCTTACCCTTATCTTACTTCAAGGATATGCAGGATGATAAGGAAATAGTTTTTAAATCGTACGATACATTGATCAATTGTTTAATGATATTTGATGAAATTTTAAAAAATATCTCTCCTAATAAAAAGAAAATGTTAGAGTTGGCTAATTTAGGTTTTATTACAGCCACCGATCTAGCTGATTATTTGGTAAAAAATCATGCAATGTCTTTTAGAAAAGCATATCAAAAAACTGCAGAGATTGTGAATTATGCAGAAAAAAAGAAGAAGAAGTTAAATGATTTAAAAATTGAAGAATTAAAAAAAATTGAACCAAAATTAACAAGTGATGTTTTAAAAGTTTTTGACTTAAGAAATTCAATAAATTCAAAAAAATCTTATGGAGGAACATCTTTTGAAAACATAAAAAGAATGATAATGAAATACAAAAAGAATAAATGA
- the lysA gene encoding diaminopimelate decarboxylase, whose translation MIYKKNKLTIDHLDIGNIAKKFKTPIYCYSLKTIEANIKNIKSHFKSINPLICYAVKANSNLGILKEIKKNNLGADVVSVGELMKALKAGISPKKIVFSGVGKTYEEIEYAINRNILLINTESKSEILQIEKIAKKKKKIVNIGIRLNPNTDAKTLSQISTGKKENKFGVAQKTFLKLVNMAKKSEILNLKCLSVHIGSQILSHKPYQKMLSVVSKVIKLSNYKFEYVDLGGGMGIDYNHDHSKLDLKKYSIEIKKFLKANKCKIIFEPGRSIVGNSSILITKIIYIKEGFKKDFVILDAAMNDLMRPALYGAKHKIIPLNKIKKISKKSYEFVGPVCESTDTFSTIKRYQKLNEKDYLAICDVGAYGMSLASNYNLRPKPLEILIKNSKVQILNKRQKISDLI comes from the coding sequence ATGATTTATAAAAAAAATAAACTTACTATAGATCATTTAGATATAGGCAATATTGCAAAAAAATTTAAAACACCTATTTATTGTTATTCCCTAAAAACAATTGAAGCTAACATTAAAAATATTAAATCACATTTCAAAAGTATAAACCCTCTAATATGTTATGCAGTAAAAGCTAATTCTAATTTAGGAATTTTAAAAGAAATAAAAAAAAATAACCTTGGTGCAGATGTTGTATCAGTTGGTGAGCTAATGAAAGCTCTTAAAGCAGGAATTAGTCCTAAAAAGATTGTATTTTCTGGAGTTGGAAAAACTTATGAAGAAATTGAATATGCAATAAATAGAAACATACTTTTGATAAATACAGAGTCTAAAAGTGAAATATTGCAAATAGAAAAAATTGCTAAAAAGAAAAAAAAAATTGTTAATATAGGGATCAGACTTAACCCAAATACAGACGCTAAAACTTTAAGCCAAATATCAACAGGTAAAAAAGAAAATAAGTTTGGTGTAGCTCAAAAAACATTTTTAAAATTAGTCAATATGGCAAAGAAATCTGAAATTCTTAATTTAAAATGTTTAAGCGTACACATTGGTAGTCAGATTCTTAGTCATAAACCATATCAAAAAATGCTAAGTGTAGTAAGTAAAGTAATAAAGCTGTCAAATTATAAGTTTGAATATGTTGATTTAGGAGGAGGAATGGGAATTGATTATAATCACGATCATTCTAAATTAGATTTAAAAAAATACTCCATAGAAATAAAAAAATTTTTAAAGGCTAATAAATGTAAAATTATATTTGAACCTGGAAGATCTATAGTAGGAAATTCTAGTATTTTAATAACTAAGATTATTTATATCAAAGAGGGATTTAAAAAAGATTTTGTAATTTTAGACGCTGCCATGAATGATTTGATGAGACCTGCTTTGTATGGTGCAAAACATAAAATTATTCCTCTAAACAAAATTAAAAAAATATCAAAAAAAAGTTATGAATTTGTTGGCCCTGTATGTGAGAGCACTGACACTTTTTCAACAATCAAAAGATATCAAAAATTGAATGAAAAAGATTATCTGGCTATTTGTGATGTTGGTGCTTATGGAATGTCTTTAGCTTCGAATTATAACCTTAGACCAAAACCATTGGAAATTTTAATCAAAAATTCAAAAGTTCAGATTTTAAATAAGAGGCAAAAAATATCTGATCTAATATAA
- a CDS encoding lysophospholipid acyltransferase family protein has translation MLRNIIFSIIFFSGIIFISIVFLPALILPQKIILIGGKLMGYWTGFCLKNILSVKIKILGSENIIDNEKFFIAASHQSMFETFYLQTIFNSPVFILKRELILIPIFGWYLKKIGSISIKRNKVTKDNLSFFEDVSKIINKSKRPLIIFPQGTRVNPEERPAFKKGVGRIYDELKISCQPVAINSGYIWPKKGLKQSKKDITISILPKITLGMDKNEFTRELEKKIYNELDRVN, from the coding sequence ATGTTAAGAAATATTATATTTTCTATAATTTTTTTTTCAGGAATTATTTTTATATCAATTGTATTCCTGCCAGCATTAATTTTGCCCCAAAAAATAATTTTAATTGGAGGTAAATTAATGGGTTATTGGACAGGTTTTTGTCTCAAAAATATTTTATCAGTGAAAATAAAAATCCTAGGCTCAGAAAATATTATAGATAACGAAAAATTTTTTATTGCAGCTTCTCATCAATCAATGTTTGAAACATTTTACTTACAAACAATTTTTAATTCACCTGTATTTATTTTAAAAAGAGAGCTTATTTTAATCCCTATTTTTGGATGGTATCTAAAAAAGATAGGATCAATTTCTATAAAAAGAAATAAGGTTACAAAAGATAATTTAAGTTTTTTTGAAGATGTATCAAAAATAATAAATAAAAGTAAAAGACCTTTAATAATTTTTCCGCAAGGAACTAGGGTTAACCCAGAGGAAAGACCAGCTTTTAAAAAAGGTGTAGGCAGGATCTATGATGAGTTGAAAATATCTTGTCAACCAGTAGCAATAAACTCTGGTTATATTTGGCCCAAAAAAGGTTTAAAACAATCAAAAAAAGATATTACAATATCTATATTACCTAAAATAACACTAGGAATGGATAAAAATGAATTTACGAGAGAATTAGAAAAAAAAATTTATAATGAATTAGATAGGGTTAATTAA